From Alloacidobacterium dinghuense:
GCTTCGCTTTAGGCCATCCCGTCAGCTACTTCAAGGGAGCCTACGGCATGGTCCTGCTGCGCGAGCAGATCCTCGGCCCCGACCGTTTCGACTGGGCTTTCCGCAAGTACATCCATGACTGGGCCTACAAGCACCCCTCGCCATCTGACTTCTTCCGCGAGATGCAAAGCGAAGGCGGCGAAGACCTCGGCTGGTTCTGGCAGGGCTGGTATCTGAACAACTGGAAATACGACGTCGCCGTCGACAAGATAGAAGGCCCCGCCGTGACCCTCAGCAATCGCGGCCAACTCGTATTGCCCACCACTGTCGAAGTCACCTTCGCCGACGGCACGAAAACCCGCACAAAGCTGCCAGTCGAAACGTGGCTCTCAAAAGGAACCTACACCTGGACGCTTGAAAACAAGACACCCATCGTCTCAGTAGTGGTCGATCCCGATCACCAGCTACCCGACGACGACCGCAGCAACAATGTGAAGAAAGTGCAATAGATACAATGGCGGCGTTAGTGCACTACGGGCGCGCCGCTCTTCTTCGTCCGCCGGTTCATGCTGATTGCGCACTGCGCCACCCATACCAGCACCATGGCGATACCGGCAAGCAGCAGCGTCATCTCCGCCGACGGCGATCCTGGCGTCAGGTAGTCCACGATCTCATACAACACGAGCGTCAAGACGAGACTACTTCCCAGGAATATGGCCAACTTCTTCATCGCCTGCTCCAGATGATTCCGCCTAGCTGAATGATCTGCTAACTAAGATGACGGAAGAATACGCCCGAATGTCTCAGATGAGAAGGATTCCTGTTGAATCTCGAAAAAATTCGCCCATTGTTAATCACCGCCTCGCGATGGACAGGCAGGCCAGCCCTGCTATGGCCGCCCGTCATAAGAGTCGACATAGGGACGCAACTGCCCAAACACCACATCAAGCGGCGTAGCTTCACCCGCCTGCGCCTTCAACCGTGGATTGTTCGCAATTGGCACTAGAATCACCCGCGTTTCCTCCTGCCGGCCCACAAAGTACAGATTGAACGCCGGAATGCGCACGGCAAAGTCGCGCGGGCCGCTGCGGTACGCTGCCAGCCGCTTCACAATATCCGCATTGCCAAAGCTGGACGACTCATACCCCTGCCCTTTCTGCACAATCGTCACTCCCGTGCGAACGCTGCCCCCCACCATCACCGGATAAATCATCTCCGCGCTCGACGTCAGGAGGCTGTTCAGGTCTTCGCCCGCCTGATAGCTCTCCATCCTCTCCAGACTGAGATAAAAGACATCCATCGGCTGTCCCAGCTGTGCCTGCTTCACTTCGTCCATCGTCTGGAATCCGAGACCCTTGTAGTTCTGCTCGTTCACCAGCTTTTGCAGAACCCCGACAGCGGCCGCAGCCGCCTCTTGCGGCACTTGAGCCGCAGGCTTCACCGCGTTCTTTTGTTGCGAGCATCCGACCACCAGCAAAACGCAGAATGCTATGGCGCCCGACCGCACACTACGTCGCATGGCCGTAATACGCTCCCGTCTGGATATCGACGTACTGCGATCTCTACCCGCTCAAAGGAATTTGCTCGACCTTGTAGTGCAGGCGCAAAGTGCATCGTTTCAGAAGAACCATGAATCGTTTCAAGCGACTTTCCGTTTTACGGAAACTGCGAAAAAATTGCACGTGTCCCTGTTGTAAATCACGGCCAGACTTCGATTCCGCAGAATCAAAATCGGTCTATTCTAGTCAGCAATGTCTTTCATAAGGTCAGTGCGACGGCGGTTGCGCAGGAGGCGATGGAAGAAAAACCCCGTCTTCGCCAACGCGGACACCGGACTGCACGAGCGCACTGTAGCCTTCTGCGACGCTGGCACGCTCAGCATCCGCACCCGCCGCGCTGCTGCGCTCTTGGTCTATATCTGGAACCGCCCCACGGAGCGCGGCTTTACCACATCACTGTTGCGCTGGATCAGGCTCCTCGAGCATGACAAGGACCTGCGCGCCCGCTTCGATCTTTCCTGGCAGGCCATGCTCGCCGAGCTCGACTCCGTTCCGCTCTTTGCCGATACCGGCCTTCCCGCGCGTTACGCGCTTTTGCCCGAAGCCGTCCGCCGCATCTTTCAACGCCTCTTGCCCTCTGCACGCGAGGAATCCGATACGGCGCGTCTCTTCACCGCCGTTTTTTCCACTCCCACCGCCGTCGAGCGCTTCATCCAACTCGACGACCCCACCTTCGCCCGCCTCGCCCGCATCCTCTGGCCACGAAGTGGACTGAGCGCCGTCCCGCATGTCGCCGACGATATCCGCCAGTCGCTAAGCCTGCTCGCCACCCGCGTCGCCGGACGCGGTGTCACCGCCGCGGTGCGCCAGCGCGGCTCGACGCGCAACGTCGACGCCTCACCCTTCTACCAGTTCGTGTTCGTGACCCAGACCTTTCTTCAATCCACCGAACAATCAAGAGAAAACTCCGTCCCCCTGCGCATCTGGCTAGACGCCGTCCACGCCTGCCGCCGCGAAATGATCCAGGTGCGCCTGCACATGGAAGAGGCCGGCGTCAGCACCACCCTCGTCTTCGACCTCAGCAGCATGGATGCCTCGCTCGACCGCATGCAGCTGCTCGCGTCCACTATCGCCGGAGATTCGCTGCAGTCGATGCACCCCGTGCGGCAACTCCTCAACACCCTTGTCGCCGGGCGCCTCGAAGACACCCAACTCGGCCCGCTCATCCGCCAGAACCTCAACCTGCTCGCGCGTAAAACCGTCGAACGCACCGGCCACAGCGGCGAACACTACATCGCCCTGAGCCGACGCGAGTACTGGCAGATGTGGCTCGCTGCGCTCGGAGGCGGCCTGCTTACCGTCTTCACCGCGGCCCTCAAGTTAAAGGTCATGGAAGGCGAATTGCCGCTCTTCGTCCAGGGCTTTCTCATCGGAACCGATTACGCCATCAGTTTCGTTCTGCTTCAAATCTTCGGCCTCGCCCTCGCTACCAAACAGCCATCCATGACAGGAGCAGCCCTCGCCGGCATCGTGCGCGAAAACCGCGGCGTCTCCCGCTGGAGCAAGATCGCCGACATTGCCGCGCGCATCAGCCGTACGCAGCTTGCCGCCGCCCTGGGAAACGTCGTCGCCGTCTGTCTCGGAGCCATCGCCTTCGAACAGCTCTGGCACCGAATCTTTCTTCACTCCTACCTGCCCACCGCCATGGCAAAGCGCGTCTATGAAACCTTGCACCCCTTCACCTCAGGCACAGGTATCGATGCGGCCATCACCGGCGTCATCCTATGGGCCGCTGGCGTCATAGGCGGATGGTGTGAGAACTTTGCCGTCTACAACCGCATCCCCGCCGCCATCGCGCAGCATCCGCTTGGACAGAAAATCGGCGCGCGCCGCATGCAGCGCCTCGCCAACTGGTTTGAGAACAACATCGCCGCCTGGAGCACCAGCATCGTGCTCGGCTACATGCTCGGCTTCTTTCCAGAGATCGCTCACTTCTTCGGTCTGCCGCTCGACGTCCGCCACGTAACTCTGAACACCGGCATGCTGGCACTTTCCGCAGCCCGCTACGGCGTGGCTTCTTTCGGACATAACTGGTTCTACTTCGCCGTCGCCGGAATTGGCTTGACCTTCGTCCTCAACCTCGGAGTAAGCTTCGCCATCGCCTCCGTGACCGCTCTGCAGGCCTACAACGTCCGCCACGACGAGCGCGTAAAGATACTCAAATACCTGGCAAGGCAAGTCCTTCGCCACCCGTTGCGTTTTATCTTGCCGTTAGAAAAGGACCAGCCACCTGTCGTAACGTCCGCGACGGAACCGGTGAAAAGCGAAACCTAGTCAGAGTTCTTAGGAGGGTTCTCGATGAAGATGCTCAACGTGACGCCAATGCCGACAGCCTCCGTGATGCTTCATCCCCTTCGCCGGCCTCGGCAACCAAGACGACTAGAGCTATGCGACAGGCGTGGGCTGCTCCTGCCCGACCTGCCGTTGAATATTGTTGTTGCGGCGAAAGCGGCTGTCTGAATCGTAGGCCGCCTTGACAGCGCGTAGACGAGCATGACATCCATGCAGCCTCCGGGTCGCGCGAATGGTATCACGACCTTGGCGGGGACTTCGTAAATATCTCAGCGAAAGCTAAGGACAGCCAGCTCAGGCGGCCACGCCACCACTTTGCGCCGGATGGGGCAGCTTGTGCTGGCCAGCCTTTCCTAGCGCAGCCCGCAAACTGAAAGCAGCCAGCACCAGCGCGAGGATCAGGTTGATCAGCGCTCTGAAGTCCAGCATATTTTCGATCAGCCGCCCAAAGGCCACAGCCACAACCACCCACGCCAGGCATCCGGCAAAACTCACCCACGCCAGCGCGCGATCCGCCGGCCTGCCCACGCGCAGCAGATTCAATCCAGCCAGCAGCCATCCGGCCAGCGTAGCGCATTCAGACCACAATAAAAGTTCCGGGCTGTGGCCATAGGCCTTGAGACATCCAAGGCCATGGCCGATTCCGCCCAGAAACAGGAGCCATCCGCAGATGCGATCGACCGTCTTCATAGATCCTCCCCCGGAGCCCCCATCGACAGGTCTTCGTCGATGGGGTGGCCCGCATGCTCGTTGGCAAACTTCCCAAACAGCTCGACAATCGTGCCCCAGCCTCCAGGCGAATCCACCTGACCGCGCATCGTGGCCCAGCCATCGCCATGCCGCTCCAGATTGCGATGCTCCAGTTCCACCAGCGTCGAAGCGCCTGACTGAGCAATGAACCGCACTTCCACCTCGCTCGCCTTCGCCGGATCAGGATCATATCCCCAGTCCGGCTGCAGATGCCACGACATCACCACTTTCGCGGGCGGGTCCCAGGCGAGCACGCGTCCCCACTCGCATTCCGAGCCATCGGTCGCGCGTTCATACCAGCGCCCGCCCACCTTGCCTTCGAGAACCGACGTCTCGTAGGGCTGCTTGCCGATGTGGTGTGTCGATGGCCACCACCCGCCAAAGAACTCCGTGAAGATCTTGAACGCCCGCTCGCGCGGAGCATTCACCACGACACTTTTCAAAACAGGTGCCAAGGTTTCAGACTGCATGTGGTTCCTCCCATCGCTCGGCAGCCTCTTTGAAAGCCAGCAGAGCGTTATCCCAAAGTTGATCAAGCTCTCGCCGAAAACGGGCGATTCCCTGCGGATCGACAGCATAAATACGGCGCGTACCCAC
This genomic window contains:
- a CDS encoding BBE domain-containing protein, producing MRYLRSPRQGRDTIRATRRLHGCHARLRAVKAAYDSDSRFRRNNNIQRQVGQEQPTPVA
- a CDS encoding SRPBCC family protein — its product is MQSETLAPVLKSVVVNAPRERAFKIFTEFFGGWWPSTHHIGKQPYETSVLEGKVGGRWYERATDGSECEWGRVLAWDPPAKVVMSWHLQPDWGYDPDPAKASEVEVRFIAQSGASTLVELEHRNLERHGDGWATMRGQVDSPGGWGTIVELFGKFANEHAGHPIDEDLSMGAPGEDL